In Leptospira saintgironsiae, one genomic interval encodes:
- a CDS encoding tetratricopeptide repeat protein, producing the protein MQNAILNIRKLGGISLIFKYIPFLLISFCSFCTSLSAQTRSDYGWTGSPGNFYLLMDGKNVLTKETDFNSFPEGLNSVQKSEFALLAGEYLLLNKDSGKFSNLINSIRKEKDLGFAEVLLLYFQDIYFSKKSNGENFLKVWNPPAGDTYQKELVESTRNVLLHKKPADKIKCSPKKQYYSLCRMLRLGSYMADFKLSDPNHDREYTNLQRILSPFPGVTDPEEKELKHIPFLSNFLPNIADYLSELGFARDAIQFSKVGIVSENLGGRMFSHSYEKLAYYYLVDGDPNSAEKVLKYIIERQGEMAPAYKNSLYLKLGTLAYLQGEPARALEYYLNLDFLHWSTKILHPFLGEPIPINSARDLVSVAVWKSKNSHKAVDALQSVSTPKNLTEDDLFTKLRIIQILSEDEPEVASKLAMDLSFLAQSKGWRRVEYSATLLHGFLQLKTNNLRKAIIEFTKAGGILKEDPSYKEEWIRLNGLFLSHKESSNLRGVKSFLDQALKISASGHTDDKTFEIKNYLPPSFGSKSLENSAIDFYTRHGYTNDLLSFMIHYEENSELQEEDSPPDLAILKTHNRISRYKGFYPPGREPWKSAWSEMRTKESSRIREESDPLKNANFKKLTHPLIAVFVKDKRVFLFHKDGDSSELEARELNTDNPTSYTAQSAFRSTLESFSKKDKIQIYLNSPGVEAAEYLRKEFPDSEIKLFLRFDKRDESDSAKKVFGPACENLFPKNLPEGESHLGWQSFPLQYYDGSKLLQGKSALLVWNMKVTSKSPNGLRDYEWTCGSDSISFRKAKRRLDFRNLPDRIVFTKDSLSGTGWGDKSEDFLDWARFWLSVGTSRLYFVKSWNPESESDINLIERLANENGDPNLNSRVLKMVRNAE; encoded by the coding sequence AATTTCGTTCTGTTCTTTTTGTACATCCCTCTCTGCCCAGACCCGTAGTGATTACGGTTGGACAGGTTCTCCGGGTAATTTTTATCTTTTGATGGATGGCAAAAACGTTCTTACAAAGGAAACCGATTTTAATTCCTTTCCAGAAGGCCTGAACTCAGTCCAAAAATCAGAGTTTGCACTTTTAGCTGGTGAATATTTACTTCTTAATAAAGATTCCGGAAAATTTTCTAACCTGATCAATTCCATCCGAAAGGAAAAAGATCTAGGCTTCGCAGAAGTTCTTTTACTTTATTTTCAAGATATCTACTTTTCCAAAAAATCTAACGGGGAAAATTTCCTAAAAGTTTGGAATCCTCCCGCAGGCGACACATATCAAAAAGAATTGGTAGAATCGACGCGTAACGTTCTTCTTCATAAGAAGCCTGCAGATAAGATCAAATGTTCTCCCAAAAAACAATATTATTCTCTTTGTAGAATGCTTCGTTTAGGAAGTTATATGGCGGATTTCAAACTTTCTGATCCGAACCATGATAGAGAATATACAAATCTGCAAAGAATACTTTCTCCTTTTCCTGGAGTTACTGATCCGGAGGAGAAGGAACTAAAACATATTCCTTTCTTATCTAATTTTCTTCCTAATATTGCGGATTATCTTTCGGAGTTAGGATTTGCCAGAGATGCGATCCAATTTTCTAAAGTTGGTATTGTTTCAGAAAATTTAGGTGGAAGAATGTTTTCTCATTCTTACGAAAAATTGGCGTATTACTATTTGGTAGATGGAGATCCGAATTCTGCCGAAAAAGTTTTAAAGTATATTATAGAAAGACAAGGGGAGATGGCTCCCGCTTATAAAAACTCATTATATCTGAAGTTAGGAACTCTTGCTTACTTGCAAGGTGAACCTGCAAGAGCGCTTGAATATTATTTGAATTTAGATTTTTTACATTGGTCTACTAAAATACTTCATCCATTTTTGGGAGAACCTATTCCGATCAATAGTGCTCGCGATTTAGTATCTGTTGCAGTTTGGAAATCTAAAAATTCTCATAAAGCAGTGGATGCTCTGCAGTCAGTCAGTACTCCAAAAAATCTGACCGAAGACGATCTATTTACTAAATTGAGAATTATTCAAATACTTTCAGAAGACGAACCAGAAGTTGCTTCCAAACTTGCGATGGACCTAAGCTTTCTTGCACAAAGTAAAGGTTGGAGAAGAGTAGAATATTCCGCCACATTGCTCCACGGGTTTTTGCAGTTAAAAACGAATAATCTCAGAAAAGCGATCATAGAGTTTACCAAGGCAGGCGGTATTTTAAAAGAAGATCCTTCGTATAAAGAAGAATGGATCCGATTGAATGGATTATTTCTTTCTCATAAAGAATCCTCTAATTTAAGAGGAGTAAAAAGTTTCTTAGACCAAGCTCTTAAAATTTCCGCGTCTGGTCATACGGATGATAAAACTTTCGAGATCAAAAATTATCTTCCTCCTTCTTTTGGAAGTAAAAGTTTAGAAAATTCCGCCATAGATTTTTATACCAGACATGGTTATACAAACGATCTACTTTCTTTTATGATCCATTATGAGGAAAATTCTGAACTTCAGGAAGAGGATTCTCCTCCTGACCTTGCTATCCTTAAAACTCATAATAGAATTTCTAGATATAAAGGATTTTATCCTCCGGGAAGAGAGCCTTGGAAATCCGCTTGGTCCGAAATGAGAACCAAAGAATCTTCTCGCATCAGAGAAGAATCAGATCCTCTGAAAAATGCGAATTTCAAAAAGTTAACTCATCCACTGATCGCGGTCTTTGTGAAAGATAAGAGAGTATTTCTATTTCATAAGGACGGAGATTCTTCCGAGCTGGAAGCAAGAGAGTTGAATACAGACAATCCTACTAGCTACACTGCTCAATCTGCTTTTAGGAGTACATTGGAATCATTTTCTAAGAAGGATAAAATTCAAATTTATCTGAATTCACCTGGAGTGGAAGCAGCAGAATATCTGAGAAAGGAATTCCCTGATTCTGAGATTAAGTTATTTTTAAGATTCGATAAAAGAGACGAGTCAGATTCTGCTAAAAAAGTATTCGGTCCTGCTTGTGAGAATCTTTTCCCTAAAAACCTTCCGGAAGGGGAAAGTCATTTGGGCTGGCAATCCTTTCCATTACAATATTATGATGGATCTAAATTGCTCCAAGGAAAGTCTGCTTTGCTTGTTTGGAATATGAAGGTGACTTCTAAATCTCCTAACGGTCTTAGGGATTATGAATGGACCTGCGGATCTGATTCCATTTCTTTCAGAAAGGCAAAACGTAGATTAGATTTTAGGAATTTGCCGGATAGGATTGTATTTACAAAGGACTCTCTTAGCGGCACGGGCTGGGGAGATAAATCAGAAGACTTTCTGGACTGGGCAAGGTTCTGGTTATCAGTAGGAACTTCTCGCCTTTATTTTGTTAAATCCTGGAATCCAGAGTCGGAATCCGACATAAATTTAATAGAAAGACTCGCGAATGAAAATGGGGACCCAAACTTGAATTCTAGAGTCCTTAAAATGGTTCGAAACGCGGAATAA